Genomic window (Strix aluco isolate bStrAlu1 chromosome 22, bStrAlu1.hap1, whole genome shotgun sequence):
atCTTTGAGGAGTTTTCCCTCTGATTAAATCAAGAAAAGTCCATTAAAATTAAGGTGATTTAGGGCTACATGGGCGTTCTTAGTCTTGTGTTACTTCCGATGTTGCCCACAACCAGAAACTTGAGCTGACGCCAGTTGGAGCAGTTAATCTACTCGCCACTGGTGTTAGTGTCGCTCTCATTCTCCTTAAGGAAGGAACTAAGAGATAGAGACCAAGTTAAATGTCACTTAGTACTAGATTTAAGGAACTTCAGGAGACCTGCCTGGCAAGCACTGCCCATGTGGTGTAATATTTTAACTGGCAGTGTAGACTCGAGCCACCTCGTTACATAAATCCTCCTCACCACCTGCATCTTTGGGGCTGCTTTACTATCCATATAGCCACTAGCAGTAGCTTTTAAAACCTGTATCTggttattttaattcctttttttccccgcGCAGGTACAACTTTAAAGAACTTTTGTAGACCAGTCTTCAAATTAGACTTTGTAAAGCACAGTTTTACCAGGCAGATATTTTAGATCACAACTACGTTTATAGTGGTCTGCAGACCAAAAGGTGTCTTTTTTGCAGACCAAAAGGTGTCTTTTTTGCCTCTAGTCTGGTGCCTGGAAACATTGATATATTgctgaagcttttttcttttagcgTAAGAACTCTAATTTAACGTACatctgagccttttgtttttaaCACGAGCACAAAGTACCAGTTCTCAGCCACTGGACCTACCCACACTCCCCATTGTAACCAATGCAGTAACATTGCTGACCACCTGCTAAAGAAATGTTTGAGTTGTATTTACGTGAGATGAAGTCGCTTAACTGCGTACCCTTTATTTCTCTTCTGATACAGTGTTCTGGAATCTGAGCCACAGTTTGGATTTGAAGAAGCCAAGTCAAAACTACAAGGTATAGGGAGATCTGTGGTGGTGGTTGGAACTGGATATTGTGTTAGTATGAGAGCGGAGGAGAGCGCGAGCGTGTGTATCGTGGCAGTGCTGCCGCCCAGATGACAAGAAGTCACTCGTACTTGCTAGGGTTGTCTGAAATACAGGCTATGGAGTTGTGGTGGGGTGTCCCTGTTACCGTTTGTGTTCAAAGGAACCGAAATATGAAAACCCCTCTCCTTGAACAGAAGCCTTAGCTGCACAGATATTCCCAATATCTTGCCCGCACTATTTTTCGTCGGTGTTCTAACCCTGTCAAGGAGATACACCACCATCCATCCCAGGATGGGTCGTTACAGTAGCCACCTTGCATGACTCCAATGCTTTAGTACGAAAACCCCATTTCAGGATTGCTGTAATTGAGCTATTCCTGTAATTAAGAGCTCAGGAACTCTTTGAATCTACACGTTTAACAATCACAACCTGAGCTCAAATGCTTTAATGCTTAAGCACCTGTAAAGAGACGCCTCCTGCTTTTCATAATGTACAGAATTACTGTTTGCCTGAAAGAAATGCTGACATGATTTTGTCTGTGACACAGAACGTCCCTGGTTAGAAGATTCCTACAGTCAGTGGCTAGAGCGACTGAAGGTACGACTCCGCGATTGTTACTAACCATTTAGTAATTAAATTCATTAATCATAAAACCACTTTACTAATCCCAGGTTTTTTAGCAGATTGAACAGAACTCTGTTCTGACAACTCAAAACAAATCCTGGTAACACAGTACTGGTAATTCAGCAGCCTTACcataaagaaaggaataaaagcaaTTAGTCTGACACTTCATTACTTACCAAGTTTCTCAGCTGAATTCCTTCAGAAACTGCAGCATTTGGAACCCAGCCGCTCTCAGAGCTGTTCCAAAGTGACCATATTGTGTCCCTTCTTTATAAGGGCACTTATTTCTATACAACTAGACCCATAATTTTGAAAACTCGGGTCCAAACGTAATGTGTGGATTGTTCCTCCATCTGAGTAGCCAACCTAAAAAAGACTTTAATTTGGGAGCTCGCTGAAAGTAATTAACTTACCAATTAGCAAAGCTGTTTCTGCCCCGTGTGATCTCTATTACTATTTAATTAAGGCTAATtgaaaagcttttgtttctttgtgtaaATCTCTATGTTGGAAATGATAGGCAAGGGGTTTGGTGTGAGCAGGCTATTGCAAATCATTGCGTATTACATCTTAAAACAAAAGTATCAGCTAATCTTGTATAACAGTGATAATTAAGGAACTTCAAGCACTGTCCTGACAATTTTTTATTAGGAATTAAGCATTGTTCACTGTAAAAGTTCCTCTGCTAGTATGAACTGGAGTGAACTGAGTTTCATAACATCAGATTTAGAACAAATTAAAAGGTTAATGGAGAATAGgaaatatcttttcattttagGATGTCACTGCCCCCAGCAGCCCATCCTGCCCTTTCCTGGCAGAAGGGAATCCTGTTCACCCTACAGCTTGCTAGCTTAAAACAGCCGCGAAGGTAGGTTCACCCTGAACCCCAGCGCGTTCTCGCCGGCAGCTGCCCAGCCGCTGCTCCCCTCTCAGGGGCTGGGCGCTCTCCGGCTGCGCGGCGGAGCCAAGCGCCGGCCCCCGCCAGGCCCCCCCCGGCCTCAGGGCCCCAGCGCCCACGCGGAGCCCCCGCAGCGCGTTCCTGCTGGAGCCGGGCCCCTGCCCTGCGCAGGGTTTGTTAATGGAGCTGGAAAGCCCCCGCTCAACCAAAGCGAAGTCACGAAAGGCTGTTTTAAAGAACTGGGCAAAGACAGTGTTAGGGAACCCGATTTCTCCTGAGGTCGAGGGTAGGTGATGTTCTGATGAGTTATGCTGCTGCCAGAGAACCAAACTCGCCAGTTGTTTAAGGGTGTGAAATGTGGGGTCTTAAAGCCAGTAGTTCTACATGACACGAACTATTCACTGAAACGAATTCTGAACTCAGTCCTGAATACGTTGGTTTTCTCTTACAGGAGGGTCCCCCTCATAAATGTGCCTTAATTTTCGCAGATAACAGTGGAATAGACATAATTTTAGGAGTCTTTCCTTTTGTCAGAGAGCTCCTTTCTAGAGGGACAGAGGTAAGTGCTTTTCATTGTTTAATTCACTTTGTAGCGGAGCTTTGGTAATTGGTGAAAGGTTCGTTAGCTACCTACCAGCAGTACTTTACCAGACGGGCTCCTAACATCTAAATTGGGAATAATCCAAATCCCTGCAACTCCCAAGAGTAACTTGAAGCAGGTTGTGAAAGGTGGCAAAGCAAAGTGAGCCTCTGCCAGAGCCAAGGCTGCTGCACGAGGGTCTGTAAGGGCAAAAGACCTGAAATAACTGCTTAACGGAGGGAAAACGAGGATGGGCCTCCAGCCTTTGTCTTTGCATTTCCTCTGTTGTAAAACAAGTCAGACAAGGGTGATTTTAAACGAGCAAGCAGCTCTAACCCCGTCAGTGGGCTGCGGTAATCGGTGAACTCTTCTGACACCTTGACCCCAGGTTATACTGGCTTGTAACTCTGGCCCTGCCCTGAATGACGTCACCTACAGCGAGTCCCTGATCGTGACTGAGCGGATCGCGGCGATGGATCCCGTCATCCAGTAAGTGTGTGACCGCTCTGCGTTGTCTGTCGCACAGCACAGAGAGGGAAAAAGTTCCTTGTTACATAGTTCGTATTTAACTGTGTTTCTCTGAAGTCTGCAATCTGGAAGTGAGCTAAGGCAGATCTTTTACTTTCATTAAGGTGAAAAATTTAGAAATCTGATCTTTCTTGAACATCCATAATTGTATTTCTTGTGACTTCCCTGATAAGCACTGAAGCTACTAAAAACATCAATTTTCTACGTTAAAAAGAATAGAGGAAACTACACATATTTCACATATAGAGTGTCCCCAGTAGAGGGTTTAGCTGACTAAATCACCCTTTTGCTCAAGGAAATGACATTTCTTGGTGAAGgcccagcaggaaaaaaacctttgcCAAGAGAAGTTAGATACTCATTGTAGAGCTGCACAACCCTGTGGCGGCAGCTGTTTaacctttttgcctttttttctaacTAAAGATCCGCACTGAGGGAAGAGAAGTTGCTCTTGGTTCAGACGGGTTCGAGCTCTCCGTGTCTGGATCTCAGGTACGTTGGCAAAGCACCGCGTTGTTATTCGTCTCGGCAGCAGCAGGATGCTCCGAGCTGGCTCTGGAGCGGCTCAGCCCCCTTTGCCGAGAGGAGTCGCTTTCACACAACCACTTGGCGTTGCTTAGTCTGGATTTACAGACTAAGCGTGATATTGATCAGGCCTCACTAGGCTGAAGATCTTTGTCCCCGTGCTTGCGTTCAGCAGTGACGCGCTGTCACTTCCTCGAGCAGCGCAGTTATGGAGGGTGTAAAATCCTGCATGCGACCACGAAATCCACTTGACTGTAAGAAGCATTTCATGTCGTTAACCAGTTCATTTTTAATGACTCTACTGGAGACTGAACTTACCGGTGTTTTCTGTGAAATCCCAATTCTGCATGCACTTAATGAAGCTTTTAAAACTGCGTTGCAATCTCACTTTGATTTGACGTGTTCCTGTTTACTGGCATCACTAATTCCGTACCCCCCTCGTTTTCTGTGACCGACGAAGCCCCCCGAGCAGGCTCTTCCCCTGGGGGCGCGTACGAGCACGGCCGTCTCTAACCCAGACCTCTCGTTCCAGCCGTCTGGACAAGGGCTTGGCCGTGCTGGTCAGGGAGCGGAAGACAGACCTGGTGATCATCGAGGGCATGGGCCGCGCCATCCACACCAATTACTACGCGGCTCTGAAGTGCGAGAGCCTCAAGCTCGCCGTTATCAAAAACTCCTGGCTTGCGGATCGTCTCGGAGGGAAaattttcagtgtcatttttaaGTATGAAGTGCCATGTAAATGATACGGATCTGGTCAGCTGGGGGAACAGGAGCAGCAGAATGGACTTGCACTAGTTTTACTTTAACtgtaaagaatgtatttttattacaACAGGGAAAAGAGTTCACAGGAAATTCCGTatttatattgtgcttttgtgaCTTAAAAAGCAACAATATGATTCACTCTATAGTATACACactcaaatatatatatgtatatcacTCATTGTTTATTTTGGTAAGTGTTTATTTTAATGCTGCAGTATTTGTGatgaaaagactttatttttttgttctgtgagacattcatatagaaatatatttaaatgtcaATGAAACCTTTTTTTATACATCTCTGCCTACTCTGCCAGCAGTGACATGGCACATACCAAATAGTTTTTAAAGTGCTAAGTGAATCTGACATTGCATTTTCATGTCAGCTTTTAAACTTACCCAAAATGTTTCACGCTCTTTGCAGTTAATGTGACTGAAGGACTGATCCACCTTCTAACCTAACAAACCTTGCTCCAGCTGTATTTCCCAGGGAGCTGGTGTGACCCGAGCGCGCAGCAGGCACCGGGACGGCGCGAGTTTGCCAACAGGCGGAAGGACTCCCGACTCCTGGAGCTTTCCCTGTTTGTCCTCGCTAACGCTCGGGTGGGAGGGGAATTCTGCAGCTGTACTGAACCTCTTTGCAGCAGCTGGAAGTTGAGTCTCACTAAGTTCCCCTCCAAGTGGACGTGTAGCGCTTTATTCAGGAGCACCCGGCTATTTTCCTGTCGCAGGCACGTTaagtttctgttgccttcagTTATTTAATGCTGGGACTGGTAAGAACTGGCCTCTTTGTTCATGCAGTGCAGTTAAAGCCATTTCCAAGTAACTGaatttgctttttcccccccctccatcagatGTGCAGTACATAAATGGAGCAATTTAACCACGACTTTGCAAACCAACACGTGTTTGCATCAGTCGTTCCAGCTCTGAAATGAGAAACAGCTTTATTAGGAAACTGTTTAATACACAACTGAGATAACTGTTCCCCATGAATTTCAAAGATTCTTCTCTGAGAGCAAGAGAACAATGCAAACTGCCCATCACTCACTGCCTCACCCTTGCCCAGTGAACCTGTACTTTGTTTTAATTGCCTGATTACCAGACTTCGTGCTCTGGAACTGTTGGATTTCAGCTGTCAATCTTCTTCCTAAATACTTCTTGATCAGGTTAACTCGGACAAAACCTCCTCTGTGGCTAAACAGTGAAACTCACCCCGCAGTGGGAAATGAGAAAGGACAAGCCCGTGTCTCGCAGTTCTTAAGTCTCGTAGTTCCCTAATTGGGTGGGGTCCCTTTCTTGGGTTTTAGGCCACTGCAGCGTTAAGTCAAGTCCTGCACTTTTTGGGGTTTATGCAACAGTCCTGTCGTTTCTGATTCAGAAATGACCTTCACAGTGACCAGCATCTTCTGCTTAGAAGAGGGGAAGCGTACAGCCTATTTGTAACTGTCCTGTGTAAGCAGCAGTTGTTCCTGATTAGAACAGGCAGATGAGAGCTTTAATTTTTCAAGATTGTACCTCGTTCTGTAATTAGTAAGCAGAGGCTTCTTATTAACCTACCCCAGGTCACTTACTCCTACAGGCGTTCATGTACTTACACAGTAAACTTCTAAACTAAATATGGATCCACCATCTTAGCCATCTCAACTTTATTTTACCAAGTTGTTAACCTCCCTATCTTTAAGAGTACACTCTATCCCTTATCAATTTAAATTCTTCCAAGccacttaattttcttctgtatccAGCTCCACCGCCAATTCTAAgtgctctctgtgtgtgtttgtaattAGAAAACTAACCCTCTAGACTtgcagaaaaacatctttctaCATTGATGTAATTCCTATGAAATATGTATGGTATAAACCTAATACATGCCCATTCCTTAAGCAAAAAATTCTTAAGCATTAGCCCTCCCTGAAGTCTCCTGGCTttgtcttgtattttcttttatacgTAGACGAGTGcacatttcttctgtgaaaacgGAGCAACaggatttctgaaaaacaaaaggggAGGAAACAAGGGGGTGAGTTGTTGTGTGTGGTGGGACCCACCTGTGAAGGGTGCTCAGCCCATCCGCCGGGATGGATGGGGCACACGAACACGTCGTGCACACTCAGATTCTGGTGCAGTTTCATTTATATGTGTTTTCCTGCTTGTCAAATGACTTAAGAACAGCCATACTTGAGAATAAACTTGTTATTGATGATTTACTGTCCTCTGTCCACACTCAGCATATCGGAATGCAGGTTGGCTGCCTCAGAATTACAGTGACTGTTTCTACTTCATatttggggaggggtggggggttaTTGTATTATTACTACTCTGTTCAGGTTACAGATCTATCACACAGCCCAAGCTATGAAATTTCAGTGCTTTAAAGAGTAAATACCTCTCTCCCCCCCACACCCTCACGTCGCTTTCCTTAGAAAAAGAGGATCAGCATGGAAATGCAGCAGCGGTGCCTCGCCTGTgcgtgctggagggaagggacacGCCACCGTCACCCACCTTCACGTGCCCGGCAGCACGCCTGCTCTTGTTGGAGAGCTCCAGCACGGCCACGATCACGCCCAGGGCCAGGCCAATCGCCAGCGTCAGAAAGAGCCCACCCAGAGCCTGCGGCTGCAGGGGACTCCAGCGGTCTCTGCTTTTGTGAAGgcagctgctctcccaccacTTGTTGCGCAGGTAGTCGAGATCACCCGATTCCCGCAGCTTGAGGACGGCGATGGAGAGCTTCTTGGTCCACAGGGACACTGGCAGCAGTAgcatgaaagagagagaagagatggGAGAGAGCCCAGCCACCAGAACATTTTTAAGCCCCCCACTGCTACGCTACCAGGCAGGGTTATTAGCTAGGGGCTGCTTCCCCCCTGGCAGATGGTAGTTCTGCAAACAGGGCAACAGACTGAGCCAAGCGGTTTGCTTGGACCAGAACCGATCCTGTCCTGTCGCAGGGGCACGGTGATACTTGCAGAACAACGACAGAGCGAAGGTACTTGGAGAAATAGAAGCAGTCATGGTCCACGAGAGATCACAGCACCCGCCCTGCTAACTACGTGAGGAGTGCAGCACTACTGGAATCAaggcaaagcaaaaaaaccccacaggaacTAATGACACCCCTGAGAGTTGGAATTTTTTGCTTATTACAGTTCAAAGTAAGAGTCAGTGAGCACTAGTGAGAATTCATCTACAGAATGAAGACACTGCGTAGCAGAGTTACCAATTAGTTCATGCTGGGTTATTAGTGTTAATGCAGAAAGCATGTGCAAGCTTCAGGACTCGGCTCTGACACGCTTTTTGCTCTCTCAATCTGCTACTTCAGACCCATGAAATCCACGTGGAGAACGGGACAGACGTGGTGCAGTGACTAACCCTGGGTAGTGGCAATGCCAAATCCTCTGGCTCCGATAACTTCAGGGGCCCTGATCAAATTGCAGTGCCTGGCAGCTGCAAGGTCCTGAGAGATGGATTCACCGATGAAGGCATAGTTGGATTCCATCACACGCTGAACGGCTTCCTGGTAGGTTTTGACTAAAACACGGTCTCGTCTCTTGTCCATATATTCGTAGATCATCTGGTGGGTAGGATTCTTGGAGTTCTGCAGCCCAAAAACCCAGGTGTCAAACTGAAGTGTAAAACAGTCATCCGAAAAAATCTGCGTATGTGTGCAATGGTTGCAAAACAATTTGGAGAGTAAAGAGTACTTAAACCTTTGCCCTTTGAGCCCTCTCTGCTGAACAGCAGCACACGGTGAATGCAGATTTCCTCTCTAACACACAGTGTTATGGGGATAGAAGcgtcacagatgacaccaagggGGGCGGGTGTTGCCCTGCTCGAGGGCAGGAGACTCTGCAGAGGGGTCTGAGCAGGCTGGAGCCACAGGCCCAGGCCAGTCATGTGAGgctcaacaaggctcagtgccaggtcctgcacttggggcacaacCACAAAATCCCTTCAGCGAAAGGGTtgtcaggcactggaacaggctgcgcagggaaggggtggagtcaccatcccagGAGGTGTttaaagatgtgtagatgtggcacttagggacgtgggttagtggtggacttggcagtgttaggtttatgattggactcaatgatcttaaaggtcttttccaacctaaacgattctgtgatttaatgACTAAATatttcccacccacccccaacaaaaaaccaccttTGCAGACATCCAGTTAACGTATCCAGAAATTACCTACGTCAGTCCTCGTGTTCAAGGTACACAAGGATAACCCCTGAAGAGTAGCATTGCTTTCTTAAAAGAGAACACACTATGAAAATACAGTTCTCTGCATGCTTTTCTATCTGAGAAAAGGCGGAAGAGATGCACAAAACAACAGTTGCCAATTGCGTTATTTGAAATACTACAGGAAACCTGATGGAGTCTGCAGCGATGAGGGTGCTATAAGGACCTATAGCATGAACTGGTCAACTTGGCCCCAGCTTAGCAGTTCTACGGCACGTGTGTATGTGCACAATGAGATTCTCTGCACCTTGAAGAAGTAGAAAGTAGAGGAGCCGTCCAGTGTCCCGAACTCAAGCTTTCTTTGCTTCACAAGATCTTCAAAAGTCTGGATTGGGAGCTGCTCGCTGCCAGAGCTCAGCAGCGCGGTGAAGTTGGCGATGTAGGCAGCCAGCAAGGTGATGGTGAACAGCCACCAGACTGCAGCGATGACCCGCACAGAGAGCGCCTTGGGCCGAGGGGTGACACCTGCACGACCAGAGGAGCCAATAAAACATGTGGGAGGGGACATATGGTGAGAGAGAGCCCAAGAACTCTAGAGCTGTGAGCCTCAGTGGAAGACTTCCCTTTAAATAAAGGCCAAACTGCAGAACTTGCCCTGCAGCCACGGAATGGAACGCGGGAGCCTGCACAGACCCGCTATGGCTGGTTTGacctgcagcagtgctgcctgcagggGCAACGTCAGTGGCCAAGAGTAACGACAAAAACTCCACTCTGCAAAGCACCAGTGCAGTGGTTAGCTTGACATTCCCCAGAGCAATTGCTACATCAGAAAATACACATCCCTCTGCTAACGCCAGCCATCCGTGCAATTCCAGCGAGTCTGTAATCAAAACTCCCCAAACTGGGAGTTTTAGTGCTGCCAAGTGTCCCTATTGGGACACCTTTTCCCCCAACAGGATAGCACGCCAGCACTACGGACTGACGAGAGCTGGATACACAATCAGCTTAGAACCTCCAGCTCgcagagctgctctggggcagTCCTCCCAGCTCACCTTGCAGGGCAAGCGCTCCTGCTCCAAACCAGAGGCTATTTAAGAAGGTAAAGTGGTTCTCTTCGTTCTTTGGCTCGTTCCATTCACAGGGGCTCAGCCTGTGGGAAAATGACAGGATAAAACCAgatattcagagggaaaaaaatataaataatcctGCAGTGTGACTGCAGCGGTGCAGATAGCCTGGAAAGGGTAGCTCCTCCTTCACCCAAGTTCCAGTTTGACCAGTGCAGAGAAAAGTACTCCTGCTCAACGCCACAAGTAGTTTGCAACAGTGATGGCTCGGGGGTCCTGTCACAGGTTTGCCAGACACTTTCTTCCTGAGCCACTGCACAATCTAGTCTCCCGGGCACACCTGAGCAGCAATATTGGCTCTGCCCTGTAATATCGGACTGAAGGCTGCTCCTTGGAGCAAACCCTTACCTATAAAGATTGTGCATCAAACTCAAAAAGCAGCAACAGAGCTTCTGTTCAAGACTGCAGCTGCACAGAGCATTAGTGCAGCCTAATCAAGAGAGGGGGAGAAAGCTGAATCTCTCAGGAAGGGGCTGGAGTGGTGGCAGAGAGGATCTCTTCCACAAGTCAGTGCAGGATACAGTGCATAAAAATACACCAGGAGAGAGACCTGCACGTAGGAACATGGTCAAAGTTCAAAACAAACTTGACAAAAGTGAGAAAGGAGCTGAAGTACAAACACACAGTCCTTTTAGCAACCCTAGGTAATCCACGTCAAGAGATACAGCGCTCTTCGTGGGGAGAACCTGCCCTTAATCCTGTCTTAATCTGACATGATTTAAGCTTTATTAGCCCTGGTTCTGGACCTTCACAGAAGGTTCTTCAAGGCAAAATGCACCCTGgtaatttctttaaaaccaaGATCTCTTCACAGCTGAGAAAGCACTTGAACAAAATCtgtgaaacaaattaatttatacCTGGCAACAAGAAAGAGGCAGAAGCACGTCAGCATGTAAGCAAATAAAAGGCCAGTCCAGGTCTCCTTACTGAAAGGAGCCAGGAAGTGGAAGAAAGACATCTCCTGAGAGACCGTGTCTTTTCGAAGCAAGATTCCAATCCCAGTCTGCAGGAATGGTGTGGTGAAGGAGACCACTTCTTCCCTCGCTGACGTGACTGTCAGAGGAGCCACTGCAATGTCTGCTTCCTATAAGGCAGAGATAAAAAATCATCAACTATCCAACCTTCCCGAGGAGCTCCGTCACTCAAATAGAGCGCTTCAGCCGGAGTGGGCAGATACCTACACAGCAAATCACTTCTCTGTGTCAACAGCCAGCTATGGAGCTAGACTCTGAGCTCCAAGAAACAGCACCATTTTCCATTTTGCACAGTTCATACTGGGGTGCTGGTTTCCAACTACCGCATGACACGCACTAGCCGAGGCTGTGCGCCCTGAACCACGCTGGGTTTGTTTACCAAAACCAGAAGGCACGTTCCTTTCTGTTCCTGGCTGCAGCATCTACACGACTgacagctggacacagtactgcgttcagaggagcagagagggctTAATTCAAATGTTGCCAACAGATGACAGAACACTAGCCATAGGGAATGGCTCAGCATGGGGCAAGATCTGCATTCGAGCACCTCCTTGCAGAGTCCAAGGGATTACATTCTGAGAGAGACTATTTCACCTAGTGGTTAAGTTCAGGGTAAGTTTTCCTTAATGCCATTATCTCTGTTTCGTTAGTGAGCTAAGATGTCTGTACAGTCTCTCagactaaaagaaacactgggtAGCCTCTGAGACAAGACAAGCACTGCACCAGGAGTGCCTTGGTGTAACAATGATTTCCTGCTATGGCCACTGTCTCCTTGTTCCTTAGCTTCCATATTTGTAAGCCAAAACCAACTACAAGCCTTGCTATTCGTTAGTTCTACCCAATAGGCAGGATGACTCCAAGTGGCTCAGTCCCTGAGCAAATTCTAATGAGCTCCAAGAGCCACTCGCACTGCTCCTTCCTTCTAGAGCTGCAGTTTGttgaaaatataaattgaaaatTACCTGTCTCAAAATTTCGCCAATCATCCCTGTCCAGTTCCCGCTGGGAGCGACAGCGCCGTACTGCCCGTCGCCCACCACCTTCACCTTGTAGCTGAAGCGGAGCATTGCGGCGAGTGCTTTCAGCAGATCGATGCAGTATCCCTCCAGTTCTGCACTTCTCACCATGACATAAGGATCTTCCTGCATATCGAGGGGAAAATACACAATTACACGCTCCCTCAGTCCGCAGCGCAACTGAGTGTGAGTTAAGCCATTTCTTTGGCAAACCCTCCCCAAAGACTTCTGTCCATGTTATCAGGGGGACAACATTTCCAAACTTGAAAGACATTCACCAGAGTCACGTGCCACCACTCGTCACAGACTACAGCAGGGCAGCCGCGTTC
Coding sequences:
- the LOC141933582 gene encoding putative glutamate receptor isoform X2, whose protein sequence is MVRSAELEGYCIDLLKALAAMLRFSYKVKVVGDGQYGAVAPSGNWTGMIGEILRQEADIAVAPLTVTSAREEVVSFTTPFLQTGIGILLRKDTVSQEMSFFHFLAPFSKETWTGLLFAYMLTCFCLFLVARLSPCEWNEPKNEENHFTFLNSLWFGAGALALQGVTPRPKALSVRVIAAVWWLFTITLLAAYIANFTALLSSGSEQLPIQTFEDLVKQRKLEFGTLDGSSTFYFFKNSKNPTHQMIYEYMDKRRDRVLVKTYQEAVQRVMESNYAFIGESISQDLAAARHCNLIRAPEVIGARGFGIATTQVSLWTKKLSIAVLKLRESGDLDYLRNKWWESSCLHKSRDRWSPLQPQALGGLFLTLAIGLALGVIVAVLELSNKSRRAAGHVKKSCCSVFTEEMCTRLRIKENTRQSQETSGRANA
- the LOC141933582 gene encoding putative glutamate receptor isoform X1, with the translated sequence MDQGLHFMFCVITTMLLLRESSQTGTTRNDDAVSKGTDSRGPEESLPTLTVTTILEDPYVMVRSAELEGYCIDLLKALAAMLRFSYKVKVVGDGQYGAVAPSGNWTGMIGEILRQEADIAVAPLTVTSAREEVVSFTTPFLQTGIGILLRKDTVSQEMSFFHFLAPFSKETWTGLLFAYMLTCFCLFLVARLSPCEWNEPKNEENHFTFLNSLWFGAGALALQGVTPRPKALSVRVIAAVWWLFTITLLAAYIANFTALLSSGSEQLPIQTFEDLVKQRKLEFGTLDGSSTFYFFKNSKNPTHQMIYEYMDKRRDRVLVKTYQEAVQRVMESNYAFIGESISQDLAAARHCNLIRAPEVIGARGFGIATTQVSLWTKKLSIAVLKLRESGDLDYLRNKWWESSCLHKSRDRWSPLQPQALGGLFLTLAIGLALGVIVAVLELSNKSRRAAGHVKKSCCSVFTEEMCTRLRIKENTRQSQETSGRANA